The Syntrophorhabdales bacterium genomic sequence ATGCGGCATGATCAAGGCTTCGCTGAAAACCATGACCACCGTCTGCGTGGTCAATATCCTGCTGAATCTTTTTCTCGTTTTTGAAACGCCTCTTGGCTACCGGGGCATTGCAGTCGCCACTGCTTCAGCCGTCTTTATCGGAAGCCTCATGAATCTCCACTACGTCCGTGTACTATTAATGGGCCCGAGGAGATTTTCGCATGCTCTCATTAAGAAAATGCTGGATATAGGCTGGCCCATGGGGGTGCTTCAGGTTCTCTGGCAGCTTGGCTCCATGGTACTCTTCCTTATTTTGAGCCTGTTGCCGGAACACAGGGTGGAAGTTCTTGCAGCACTTACCACAGGCCTCCGACTGGAATCGGCGATCTTTCTTCCGGCCTTTGCATTCAATATGGCCAATGCTGTTGTGGTGGGAAACTGCCTGGGAGAGCGCAAGCCGGACGATGCCTACAAGAGCGGTCTTGTGACCATGGCAATAGGGGTGGCTATTGTTTCGACGCTTGCCCTGGTCGTAATACTGAGTGCCCGGTGGATCGTGCCCTTGCTGTCTCATAATGAGATCGTCATAAAAGAAACAATCTGGTACATCTACATTAATATGATCGGGGAGCCGATTATGGCCTCGGGTGTCATCCTGGGAGGAGGCTTGAGCGGTGCCGGTGACACCCGAAGCGTGCTTATACGGGTGGCGTTGAGTGTGTGGCTTATCAGAATACCGCTCTGCTATCTTTTTGTTGTTGTATTGGGATTCGGGCCGATTTCTGTCTGGTGGGCCATGAATATATCGCAGATCGTACAGGCATCGCTCGTTTACCGTCGTTACGCGAGCAGGGCATGGCTGGCCAATGCATGACGGTTACATGGTATAATTCAAGAAAGATTTTTATCGCAGGTGTACGCAGGCAAGAGCCGGCGGAGATGCGGCGACAAAAATTTGTAGGCGGTGAAAAGGAGAGCTGAATATGGCGAAACAAATAGATGATACGGCGACGTGGATCAGAGAATTCATTGAAACCTTTGTCGCATCCAAGGAGAACAGCCTTAAGAATGCGAGCGACGATCCTGCATGGGGCAAGCCCCTTGTTGGATTCTCGCGAGGGGATGATCCGATCTATGCGGAAATGAAGAGCGACATAGGCGACTTCTTCATGACGCCATACGAAATTTTTGTGAAGACATTCCCTGATGTTGCAGTAAAGCCCGATGAACTGAGCGTGATCAGTTGGATACTGCCCCAGACGGAATCCACGAAGCGCGCGCACAGGAAGGAGACCGCAACCCCATCTGAGGAATGGGCCCGTGCAAGAAAATACGGCGAGGAGTTTAATGCAATGTTGCGCAAGAACCTGACCGGGATGCTGACACGCGAGGGGTATCAAGCGGTCGCTCCCATCGATTCTCCCTGGTGGAAACAGCAGATGTCGGAGCGATACGGTTATTCGTCGAACTGGTCGGAGCGGCATGCTGCTTATGCCGCGGGTCTGGGCACGTTCGGCCTGTGCGACGGCCTCATAACGCCCGTGGGCAAGGCGATGCGCTGCGGTTCGGTGGTGGCGCGTATCCAGATACCACCGACGATGAGACCTTACACGAATCACCAGCAATACTGCCTCTTCTTCGCCAAGGGCACCTGCGGCAAGTGTGCGGATCGCTGCCCGGTGGGCGCTATCAGCAAAGAGAAAGGGCACGACAAGGAAAAGTGCAGGATCTTCGTATCAGGCAAAATGAAGGAATATGTCGTCTCTCATTTCGGGTTCGACTCCTATGCGTGCGGATTTTGCCAGGTGGGCGTGCCCTGCGAGTCCCGCATCCCGGTAAAGGAATGACCTTCCCTATCGGCCGGAGGAGTCAGCTTTCACGGCCTTCGCCCATCCTCTGCGCAATCTTTCTTCTTTCTGCTTTTGTGCAGATCTCCTGCCCGGCAAGGATGTTCGAAGATCTCAGCGCCCGCGATCTCAAGAAGAGAATGGATAATGGCGTGAAGATGGTCATTGTCGACCTTCGGACGCCTCGTGAGTACCAGGACGGCTATGTGCCGACAGCGGTGAACGTCCCTCCTGATAAACTCTACCTCTTAAGGCAGGTACTTCCCGAGGACAAGGCCACGTTGATCGTGTTCTACTGCAGGGGCTACGGGTGAGACACGAGTACCGGCGCCGCGGTCGTGGCTCGGAAGATGGGTTACACAAACGTTGTCACGTTTCTCGGGGGATTTCCCGAGTGGCACGCCAAAGGCTATCCTGTCGCGCACTAATCCTTGCATCCAGCCGTATTTTACAGTAAGTTAGAAGCGATTTTGCCTGTATTTCGGTCGCAAGAAAGCGAGGAAGACAGCATGTTATTTTCGCGGATGTTCATGCCCACCATGAAAGAAGATCCGAAAGAAGCGGAAGTGCTCAGCCATCGCCTTATGCTCAGGGCAGGCTTTATACGGCGGCTTGCATCCGGCGTCTACACATGGCTTCCGCTCGGCCTGCGTTCGCTGAAGAAGGTTGAGAACATCGTGCGTGAAGAGATGAATAAAAAGAGCGCTCAGGAAATACTGATGCCTGCTGTGCAGCCGAAAGAGCTGTGGGTTGAGAGTGGCCGTTGGGATTTTTACGGCAAGGAGTTGCTGAGGTTCAAAGACCGGAGCGATCGCGAGCATTGCCTTGCCCCGACCCATGAGGAGGTCGTGACAGACCTGGTCAGGAGGGAGGTGCGCTCCTATCGGGAACTGCCGCTGATCCTCTACCAGATTCAAACAAAATTCCGCGATGAGATCAGGCCACGCTTCGGCGTGATGCGTGCCCGTGAGTTCATAATGAAGGACGCCTACAGCTTCGATGTTGATGAAGCAGGGGCAGAGAAAAGCTATATGGCGATGTACGACGCATATGAGCAGATTTTCGGGCGTTGCGGTTTGCGGTTCCGCGCAGTGGAGGCTGATACCGGGCAGATAGGCGGGAGTTTTTCGCACGAATTCATGGTGCTTGCTGAAACCGGCGAGGACACGATCATCTCGTGCAACAAGTGCGACTACGCCGCGAACCTGGAGAGGGCTGAAGTGCGTGGTGTCCAGAGAGCGATTACCAAGAAGGGCGGCAGCTTCAGGAAAGTTGAAACACCGGGCAAGAGGAAGGTGGACGAGGTGGCTTCTTTCCTGGGTGTGGAGCCGTCAAGGCTTATAAAGACGCTGCTTTACAACACTGATAAAGGGACGATCGGCGTGCTTGTGGCGGGTGACCGCGAGGTGAATGAAACCAAGCTGAAGAATGTCCTCTCCCTTGATTTCGTGGTGCTGGCGGATGAGCAGACGATTGAGGAGGTGACGGGTGGTCCGCTCGGTTTTTCCGGCCCTATCGGCCTCAAGGTACCTCTCTATGCAGACCTTGACGTTCTCTGCATGGAAGATTTTGTCGTCGGCGGAAATCAACGCGACATGCATATCGTTGATGTGAATGCCGGAGATTTCAGCGTGCGGGAATTTTACGACCTCAAAGTGGCATGCGTGGGAGACAGGTGCCCTCGATGTGACGGTTTCCACAATGCGACCCGTGGTATCGAGGTTGGCCATATTTTCAAGCTCGGCACAAAATACAGCAAGTCGATGAACGCCACGTATCTTGACCAGGAGGGAAAGGAAAAGCAAATAGTCATGGGCTGTTATGGTATAGGGATAGGCCGTACGGTCGCTGCCGCCATAGAGCAGAATAATGACCAGTTCGGAATGATCCTGCCTCCCAGCATCGCGCCTTTCCTGGTGGAGGTGTTGCCTGTTAACACCTCTCACGCGGAGAGTATGGAGGTGGCGAATGGCATATACAAGAACTTGGTGGACAGAGGCATTGATACGGTACTCGATGACCGCAACGAGAGACCCGGCGTGAAGTTCAAAGATTGCGATTTGATCGGTATACCGCTGCGCGTCGCTGTAGGCGAACGGGGTCTCAAAGAAGGTATGGTCGATATAAAACTGCGAACAGAAAAGGAACCCATCCGCGTGAGCAAGGATGAGGCAGTAGGGAGGGTGCTGGAGTATGTGGCAACATCTTGTAGCCTCTGATTACACACCTGAGAGCGAGCTGCTGCGGCGCATCAATGGCCTTAAAGAAAAGATGGCCGAGGCGGGTATCGGCTTCTCCGTCATAATGCAGAATGCCGACCTCTTTTATTTCAGCGGCACAATACAGAAGGCTGTTATGGTGATCCCGCTCGATGACGAGCCGCTTCTTTTTGTGGAGAGAAGTCTGGAGCGGGCGCATGCTGAAACGCCTCTCGCCATCACCCGAGTAGACGGTGACAAAAAGGTGGCTGCTATTCTGCGGCAGAAAGGATTGCTCAAAGGCACCGGAGGAATGGAGCTGGATGTTGTTCCGGTGTCTGTGTTTGAGAGGTTCAAAAAGTTAGTCGGTTTCGATAATTTTAAGGACGTGGCAGGCCTTATTCGTGACCTCAGGATCATCAAGAGTCCGTTCGAAATCGAACAGGTGAAGCGGTCGGGCCGGATCATCTCCCGGATCTTTGAAAAAGCGAAAGATGTGGTCCGCGAAGGCATGAGGGAGATCGATGTTGATGCGGAGCTTGTGGCCGAAGGAAGAAGATACGGCCACCAGGGCTTCCTGCGCATGCGAGGCTTCAATCAGGAGATGATGAACCTCTACGTAACCGCAGGGTTGAGCAGCGGTGTTCCTTCCAATGCAGACGTGCCCATTTCCGGCCTGGGATTAACTGCCGCAATCGCCCAGGGTTCTTCCTTGAAGGTTGTGGAGCGGGGTGTACCGGTGGTGGTCGATTACGGCGGTGGCTACAACGGCTACGTCACGGATGAGACGCGCGTCTTCGTCGTCGGGGAAATGAAGGATCGTTTCAGGAAGGGCTACGAAGTCGCAAGGGAGATCGTGGAAGATGTAACCGCATTCGGCAAGGAAGGCGTGGACTGCACAGAGATATTCGAGCGCGCACGACAGCTCGTCCGCAAAGCGGATCTGCAGGACCATTTCATGGGCTTCGGCGAAGGACAGGTCTCTTTTATCGGCCACGGCCTGGGTCTGGAGATCAACGAATTGCCGGTTATAACGCCCCGCCACCACAGGATCCTCCAGGAGGGAATGGTTTTTGCGTTTGAGCCTAAATTCATTTTCCCCGGCGAAGGATCAGTAGGGATTGAGGTTGATTTTATCGTGCGTAGGGAGGGGTTAGAGAGAGTCGTCGAGTTCCCTATTGCACCGGTATACGTCTAGACTGGCTTCGTCAAAAGTCCATCTGCGTCGTTGCCGGCGCCGCGCCTCACTCCGACGTACCACCAGGTACGCCTCCGTTCCTCGAGCTGCCAATATGAATAACGATACCAGAGAAGTTCGCAGTCAAAAAGCATCGAACGAGACGGAACGTAGAGCGGGTCAGACATGGAGCGCTAGAGAACGGAGAAAATGGTGCGATCCGGCCGGTACACCTCTCTCCAAACATCTCACAGGGAAGCTATCGAGCCTCGAGATCTGCCATGAATATTGAGCTGACTCCGAAAAGCGAAATTTACGCGCGCATGGATGGACTCAGGCGGCGCATGGCCGAAGCGGGAATCGATTTCGCGATCATTCTGCAAAAC encodes the following:
- a CDS encoding MATE family efflux transporter is translated as VAGRVSKDIQATYGFVVQQYFILIVIANALTVGTVSIVSRLFASGDKDTLGGAIFSSLISSAAAGILLAALGYALAPHVIEVLNVPTELKELSIPFIRIYAAGLVFHYLLINSNGVLRSCGMIKASLKTMTTVCVVNILLNLFLVFETPLGYRGIAVATASAVFIGSLMNLHYVRVLLMGPRRFSHALIKKMLDIGWPMGVLQVLWQLGSMVLFLILSLLPEHRVEVLAALTTGLRLESAIFLPAFAFNMANAVVVGNCLGERKPDDAYKSGLVTMAIGVAIVSTLALVVILSARWIVPLLSHNEIVIKETIWYIYINMIGEPIMASGVILGGGLSGAGDTRSVLIRVALSVWLIRIPLCYLFVVVLGFGPISVWWAMNISQIVQASLVYRRYASRAWLANA
- a CDS encoding rhodanese-like domain-containing protein; this translates as MTFPIGRRSQLSRPSPILCAIFLLSAFVQISCPARMFEDLSARDLKKRMDNGVKMVIVDLRTPREYQDGYVPTAVNVPPDKLYLLRQVLPEDKATLIVFYCRGYG
- a CDS encoding proline--tRNA ligase, which produces MLFSRMFMPTMKEDPKEAEVLSHRLMLRAGFIRRLASGVYTWLPLGLRSLKKVENIVREEMNKKSAQEILMPAVQPKELWVESGRWDFYGKELLRFKDRSDREHCLAPTHEEVVTDLVRREVRSYRELPLILYQIQTKFRDEIRPRFGVMRAREFIMKDAYSFDVDEAGAEKSYMAMYDAYEQIFGRCGLRFRAVEADTGQIGGSFSHEFMVLAETGEDTIISCNKCDYAANLERAEVRGVQRAITKKGGSFRKVETPGKRKVDEVASFLGVEPSRLIKTLLYNTDKGTIGVLVAGDREVNETKLKNVLSLDFVVLADEQTIEEVTGGPLGFSGPIGLKVPLYADLDVLCMEDFVVGGNQRDMHIVDVNAGDFSVREFYDLKVACVGDRCPRCDGFHNATRGIEVGHIFKLGTKYSKSMNATYLDQEGKEKQIVMGCYGIGIGRTVAAAIEQNNDQFGMILPPSIAPFLVEVLPVNTSHAESMEVANGIYKNLVDRGIDTVLDDRNERPGVKFKDCDLIGIPLRVAVGERGLKEGMVDIKLRTEKEPIRVSKDEAVGRVLEYVATSCSL
- a CDS encoding Xaa-Pro peptidase family protein, with the protein product MWQHLVASDYTPESELLRRINGLKEKMAEAGIGFSVIMQNADLFYFSGTIQKAVMVIPLDDEPLLFVERSLERAHAETPLAITRVDGDKKVAAILRQKGLLKGTGGMELDVVPVSVFERFKKLVGFDNFKDVAGLIRDLRIIKSPFEIEQVKRSGRIISRIFEKAKDVVREGMREIDVDAELVAEGRRYGHQGFLRMRGFNQEMMNLYVTAGLSSGVPSNADVPISGLGLTAAIAQGSSLKVVERGVPVVVDYGGGYNGYVTDETRVFVVGEMKDRFRKGYEVAREIVEDVTAFGKEGVDCTEIFERARQLVRKADLQDHFMGFGEGQVSFIGHGLGLEINELPVITPRHHRILQEGMVFAFEPKFIFPGEGSVGIEVDFIVRREGLERVVEFPIAPVYV